A region from the Benincasa hispida cultivar B227 chromosome 12, ASM972705v1, whole genome shotgun sequence genome encodes:
- the LOC120092919 gene encoding ABC transporter F family member 3, whose product MAEVASSVVHEVLGHRTQDVDQPIIDYIVNVLADEDFEFGEDGEGAFDALGELLVGAGCVSDFAECRTVCSKISEKFGKHGLVKTKPTVRSLVTPMRMNEGMDEEEVPKKKPEVTDGPVLTERDRLKLERRKRKEERQREAQYQMHLAEMEAARAGMPVVCVNHNSGSGPAVKDIHMENFNISVGGRDLIVDGTVTLSFGRHYGLIGRNGTGKTTFLRYMAMHAIDGIPKNCQILHVEQEVVGDDTSALQCVLNSDIERTQLLGEEARLLALQREVEFDDGKSNAAIDKDGIAQRLEEIYKRLEFIDAYSAEARAASILAGLSFSPEMQRKATKTFSGGWRMRIALARALFIEPDLLLLDEPTNHLDLHAVLWLESYLVKWPKTFIVVSHAREFLNTVVTDILHLQGQKLTTYKGNYDTFERTREEQLKNQQKAFEANERTRSHMQSFIDKFRYNAKRASLVQSRIKALERIGHVDEVINDPDYKFEFPTPDDRPGPPIISFSDASFGYPGGPILFKNLNFGIDLDSRIAMVGPNGIGKSTILKLIAGELQPTSGTVFRSAKVRIAVFSQHHVDGLDLSSNPLLYMMRCFPGVPEQKLRAHLGSFGVTGNLALQPMYTLSGGQKSRVAFAKITFKKPHIILLDEPSNHLDLDAVEALIQGLVLFQGGILMVSHDEHLISGSVEELWAVSEGKVNPFRGTFQDYKKILQSS is encoded by the exons GCGAGGATGGCGAAGGAGCTTTTGACGCTCTTGGTGAGCTCCTTGTTGGTGCCGGCTGCGTTTCCGACTTTGCCGAGTGCCGCACG GTTTGTAGTAAAATCTCAGAAAAGTTTGGGAAGCATGGACTGGTCAAGACTAAACCAACCGTGCGCAGTCTTGTAACACCCATGAGAATGAATGAAGGAATGGATGAAGAGGAGGTTCCAAAGAAGAAGCCTGAAGTTACTGATGGTCCTGTACTGACTGAGCGTGACCGATTAAAACTAGAGAGGAGAAAGAGGAAGGAGGAACGTCAAAGAGAG GCGCAATACCAAATGCATTTAGCTGAAATGGAAGCAGCCAGGGCAGGAATGCCTGTAGTATGTGTTAATCACAACAGTGGCTCTGGACCTGCAGTCAAAGATATTCATATGGAGAATTTCAATATTTCTGTTGGTGGTCGTGATCTCATTGTGGATGGTACAGTCACACTATCATTTGGAAGGCATTATG GTCTTATAGGCAGAAATGGTACAGGGAAAACGACTTTTCTTAGGTATATGGCTATGCATGCCATTGATGGTATTCCTAAGAATTGCCAGATATTACATGTAGAGCAGGAAGTTGTTGGTGATGATACTTCAGCATTGCAATGTGTTTTAAATTCAGATATTGAAAGAACCCAACTTTTGGGAGAGGAAGCTCGTCTTCTAGCCCTACAG AGAGAGGTGGAGTTTGATGATGGAAAAAGCAATGCAGCTATTGACAAAGATGGGATTGCTCAAAGACTTGAAGAGATATACAAAAGACTTGAGTTTATTGATGCCTACTCTGCAGAGGCACGTGCTGCTTCCATTCTTGCG GGCCTGAGTTTCTCCCCAGAAATGCAGCGGAAAGCAACCAAAACGTTTTCCGGAGGTTGGAGAATGCGTATTGCTCTTGCACGTGCATTGTTCATAGAGCCGGATTTGTTGCTACTTGATGAACCCACA AACCATCTTGATCTTCATGCTGTTCTTTGGTTGGAATCCTACCTTGTGAAATGGCCTAAAACATTCATAGTTGTTTCTCATGCTAGAGAATTTTTGAACACG gtaGTCACAGACATCCTTCATCTTCAAGGGCAAAAATTAACGACCTATAAAGGTAACTATGATACATTTGAGAGAACAAGAGAAGAGCAACTTAAGAACCAACAGAAAGCATTTGAGGCAAACGAACGGACACGATCGCATATGCAG TCGTTTATCGATAAGTTCAGATACAATGCAAAGAGGGCATCTCTTGTTCAATCAAGGATCAAG GCTTTAGAGCGAATTGGTCATGTGGATGAAGTTATAAATGATCCAGA CTACAAatttgagttcccaactccagATGACAGGCCAGGCCCTCCTATAATAAGTTTCAG TGATGCATCATTTGGCTATCCAGGTGGACCCATATTGTTTAAGAATCTGAATTTTGGGATTGATCTTGATAGTCGAATAGCAA TGGTTGGTCCAAATGGCATTGGTAAATCTACCATACTCAAATTAATTGCAGGGGAACTTCAACCTACCTCTGGAACGGTTTTTCGTTCAGCTAAG GTTCGAATAGCTGTCTTTAGTCAGCACCATGTTGATGGGTTAGACTTGTCTTCAAATCCACTTCTGTACATGATGCGTTGCTTCCCA GGCGTGCCAGAACAGAAGCTTCGAGCTCACTTAGGTTCATTTGGTGTAACCGGAAATCTTGCTCTTCAGCCTATGTACACGCTATCTG GTGGTCAGAAAAGCAGAGTTGCTTTTGCGAAGATCACATTCAAGAAGCCACACATAATATTACTTGACGAGCCATCCAATCATCTG GATCTGGATGCGGTGGAGGCTCTGATTCAAGGCCTTGTTTTGTTCCAAGGAGGCATTCTCATG GTTAGTCATGATGAGCATCTGATATCGGGAAGTGTTGAGGAGTTGTGGGCAGTATCAGAAGGTAAAGTAAATCCATTCCGTGGCACATTCCAAGATTACAAGAAGATACTGCAGTCTTCGTAG
- the LOC120068525 gene encoding putative E3 ubiquitin-protein ligase UBR7 has translation MAEVFDDETEQTISIQEYLKEVEEQELEADLVLGGDEGKECTYSKGYMKRQAIFSCLTCTPDGNAGVCTACSLSCHDGHEIVELWTKRNFRCDCGNSKFGDFVCKLFSNKDVENSNNSYNHNFKGSYCICNRPYPDPDVEEQVEMIQCCMCEDWFHEEHLGLSTIDEIPRDEEGEPLYEDFICSACSAVCSFLSQYPLSIWSVGRQSDISLDASNKNDAPEHTLPASTSVKHDDVNPHDSANVDFTVATDKSAGKDSMLSELPEHNSSSSESIKDNNQTDSCVLGTSSSASIIVENKPMFLLKNWRGALCRCEKCINNYKLKNISFLLDEEDSIAEYEKMAKQKREEKLLQQEGAESKLFDNLGHVEKIEILNGIADMKNEIHTFLESFDSSKPITSADIHQVFENLAKKRRRTE, from the exons ATGGCTGAAGTTTTCGATGATGAAACTGAACAGACAATTTCTATTCAGGAGTATCTGAAGGAAGTTGAGGAACAGGAGCTG GAAGCGGATTTAGTTTTGGGAGGTGACGAAGGAAAGGAATGTACTTACAGCAAGGGTTATATGAAGAGACAAGCCATTTTCTCATGTCTAACTTGTACCCCTGATGGAAATGCTGGAGTTTGCACAGCTTGTAGCTTGTCATGCCATGATGGACATGAG ATTGTGGAACTATGGACCAAAAGGAACTTCAGGTGCGACTgtggaaattcaaaatttggagacTTTGTCTGCAAGCTGTTCTCAAACAAAGATGTAGAAAATTCCAACAATTCGTATAATCATAATTTTAAAGGATCATACTGCATATGCAATCGCCCTTATCCTGATCCAGATGTTGAAGAGCAGGTGGAGATGATTCAGTGCTGTATGTGTGAGGATTGGTTTCATGAGGAACATCTTGGTCTCAGTACCATAGATGAG ATTCCAAGAGACGAAGAAGGGGAGCCCCTATACGAGGACTTCATATGCTCAGCATGTTCAGCAGTTTGTTCTTTTCTGAGTCAATATCCTTTGTCTATTTGGTCTGTGGGAAGGCAGTCTGATATCTCCTTGGATGCTAGCAACAAAAATGATGCTCCAGAACACACACTTCCAGCTAGTACATCTGTGAAGCATGATGATGTTAATCCTCACGATTCTGCCAATGTGGATTTTACAGTAGCTACTGACAAATCTGCAGGAAAAGACAGCATGCTTAGCGAACTTCCTGAGCACAATTCTAGTTCTAGCGAATCAATTAAAGATAACAATCAAACTGATAGTTGTGTGCTTGGAACTTCTTCATCTGCTTCCATAATCGTTGAAAACAAGCCAATGTTTCTTTTAAAGAATTGGAGGGGTGCCTTGTGCAGATGTGAAAAATGCATCAATAATTACAAGCTGAAGAATATTAGTTTCCTGCTAGATGAAGAGGACTCCATTGCTGAGTATGAGAAAATGGCAAAACAGAAGAGGGAAGAGAAATTACTGCAACAAGAGGGTGCCGAGTCAAAGTTATTTGATAACCTTGGCCATGTGGAGAAAATTGAGATTCTAAATGGCATTGCAGATATGAAGAATGAGATTCATACATTCCTG gaATCATTCGATTCGTCGAAGCCTATTACATCTGCAGATATACACCAGGTTTTTGAGAATCTAGCTAAAAAGAGACGTCGTACTGAATGA
- the LOC120067314 gene encoding putative uridine kinase C227.14, translated as MEASPSLAASKGLVSFVKEKPVPRDYNFLSFNPAYKCRSLHYGQTKGFYRKNRCVTVFCSQKKEFSFVEGSCIDDIYDDLARRLLPMAAAASDPDLKYIVGLAGPPGAGKTTIASEVVQRLNKLWPQKASSMDSQVKPADVAAVLPMDGFHLYRSQLDAMENPEEAHARRGAPWTFNPQLLLTCLKTLKSQGSVYAPSFDHGVGDPVEDDIFVSLRHKVVIVEGNYLLLDDGVWKEISSMFNEKWFVEIDIDKSMERVLKRHISTGKPPDVAKWRIEYNDRPNAELIMKSKKNADLVIRSVDF; from the exons ATGGAAGCTTCCCCTTCTCTTGCTGCCTCAAAAG GATTGGTGTCTTTCGTGAAGGAAAAACCTGTACCAAGAGACTATAACTTTCTGTCATTCAATCCAGCCTATAAATGTCGATCACTGCACTATGGTCAGACTAAAGGTTTCTACAGGAAGAATAGGTGTGTGACG GTCTTTTGCAGCCAAAagaaagaattttcttttgtagaGGGCAG TTGTATAGATGACATATATGATGATTTAGCAAGGCGTCTTCTTCCAATGGCAGCAGCAGCTTCAGATCCTGATCTTAA ATATATTGTAGGTTTGGCTGGTCCTCCTGGTGCTGGCAAAACCACTATAGCATCTGAAGTGGTGCAACGTTTGAATAAGTTATGGCCCCAGAAAGCTTCTTCAATGGATTCTCAAGTAAAGCCTGCTGATGTTGCTGCAGTTCTCCCTATGGACGGTTTCCATCTTTATCGTTCTCAGCTTGATGCAATGGAG AATCCGGAAGAAGCACATGCAAGACGGGGAG CTCCTTGGACATTCAATCCTCAGCTGCTCCTTACATGCCTCAAGACACTAAAAAGTCAG GGATCTGTATATGCACCATCATTTGATCATGGTGTCGGTGATCCAGTTGAGGATGATATCTTCGTGAGCCTTCG GCACAAGGTTGTTATAGTAGAAGGAAATTATTTATTACTGGACGATGGAGTTTGGAAAGAGATCTCATCGATGTTCAATGAGAAATG GTTCGTAGAAATAGATATTGACAAATCGATGGAACGAGTTCTCAAAAGACATATTTCAACAG GAAAACCTCCCGACGTTGCCAAATGGCGT ATTGAGTACAATGACCGACCCAATGCCGAGCTCATAATGAAGTCTAAGAAGAATGCAGATTTAGTAATTAGGTCGGTCGATTTCTGA
- the LOC120067842 gene encoding short-chain dehydrogenase TIC 32 A, chloroplastic-like isoform X1: MLLSLNYLSGSPGPSGFGSKSTAEHVTSSAPFLLPSFTAIITGATSGIGAETARVLAKRGARLILPSRNLKAAEETKARIESECSDSEIIVMSLDLSSLSSVRTFVAQFESLNLPLNLLINNAGKFSHEHAISEDGIEMTFATNYLGHFLLTKLLVNKMVETAKATGVEGRIVNVSSSIHGWFSGDIIKYLGQISRNKSRNYDATRAYALSKLANVLHTHELGRRLKQMGANVTVNCVHPGIVRTRLTRDREGFITDLVFFMASKLLKTIPQAAATTCYVATNPRLSHVTGKYFADCNESSPSKLAASPTEAARLWSASEIMVNANSKLVFDPNNALD; encoded by the exons ATGCTCCTTTCCCTCAACTACCTCTCCGGCTCCCCCGGCCCCTCCGGCTTCGGCTCCAAATCCACCGCCGAACACGTCACCTCCTCCGCCCCCTTCCTCCTCCCTTCCTTCACCGCCATCATCACCG GTGCCACCTCGGGTATTGGAGCTGAGACGGCTCGGGTTCTTGCCAAACGTGGGGCTCGTTTGATACTTCCATCGCGGAACCTTAAAGCCGCTGAGGAAACTAAGGCTCGGATCGAGTCTGAATGCTCTGATTCGGAAATCATTGTTATGTCGCTTGATTTGAGCTCTTTGTCTTCTGTTAGAACGTTCGTTGCCCAATTTGAATCCCTCAATCTCCCGCTTAATCTCCTCAT aaataacGCTGGAAAATTCTCGCATGAGCATGCAATTTCGGAGGACGGGATCGAGATGACCTTTGCTACTAATTATTTgg GTCATTTTCTGTTGACGAAATTGTTGGTGAATAAGATGGTGGAGACGGCGAAAGCGACGGGGGTTGAGGGGCGGATTGTGAACGTGTCGTCGAGCATTCACGGCTGGTTTTCCGGCGACATCATTAAATACCTCGGTCAGATAAGCCGAAATAAAag CAGGAATTACGATGCGACACGTGCTTACGCGCTCTCTAAGCTTGCTAACGTTCTGCATACCCACGAACTTGGTCGCCGATTGAAG CAAATGGGAGCTAATGTTACTGTGAACTGTGTTCATCCGGGAATCGTCAGAACTCGACTTACTAGAGATCGTGAAGGTTTCATTACAG ATTTGGTGTTCTTTATGGCTTCCAAGCTGTTAAAGACAATCCCTCAG GCGGCGGCAACGACATGCTACGTGGCGACAAACCCGAGGCTAAGCCACGTCACCGGCAAGTATTTCGCCGACTGCAACGAGTCCTCGCCGTCCAAACTCGCCGCTAGTCCGACGGAAGCCGCCCGTCTCTGGTCCGCCTCCGAGATTATGGTCAACGCAAACTCAAAACTCGTTTTCGATCCAAACAATGCCTTGGACTAA
- the LOC120067842 gene encoding short-chain dehydrogenase TIC 32 A, chloroplastic-like isoform X2, whose amino-acid sequence MLLSLNYLSGSPGPSGFGSKSTAEHVTSSAPFLLPSFTAIITGATSGIGAETARVLAKRGARLILPSRNLKAAEETKARIESECSDSEIIVMSLDLSSLSSVRTFVAQFESLNLPLNLLINNAGKFSHEHAISEDGIEMTFATNYLGHFLLTKLLVNKMVETAKATGVEGRIVNVSSSIHGWFSGDIIKYLGQISRNKRNYDATRAYALSKLANVLHTHELGRRLKQMGANVTVNCVHPGIVRTRLTRDREGFITDLVFFMASKLLKTIPQAAATTCYVATNPRLSHVTGKYFADCNESSPSKLAASPTEAARLWSASEIMVNANSKLVFDPNNALD is encoded by the exons ATGCTCCTTTCCCTCAACTACCTCTCCGGCTCCCCCGGCCCCTCCGGCTTCGGCTCCAAATCCACCGCCGAACACGTCACCTCCTCCGCCCCCTTCCTCCTCCCTTCCTTCACCGCCATCATCACCG GTGCCACCTCGGGTATTGGAGCTGAGACGGCTCGGGTTCTTGCCAAACGTGGGGCTCGTTTGATACTTCCATCGCGGAACCTTAAAGCCGCTGAGGAAACTAAGGCTCGGATCGAGTCTGAATGCTCTGATTCGGAAATCATTGTTATGTCGCTTGATTTGAGCTCTTTGTCTTCTGTTAGAACGTTCGTTGCCCAATTTGAATCCCTCAATCTCCCGCTTAATCTCCTCAT aaataacGCTGGAAAATTCTCGCATGAGCATGCAATTTCGGAGGACGGGATCGAGATGACCTTTGCTACTAATTATTTgg GTCATTTTCTGTTGACGAAATTGTTGGTGAATAAGATGGTGGAGACGGCGAAAGCGACGGGGGTTGAGGGGCGGATTGTGAACGTGTCGTCGAGCATTCACGGCTGGTTTTCCGGCGACATCATTAAATACCTCGGTCAGATAAGCCGAAATAAAag GAATTACGATGCGACACGTGCTTACGCGCTCTCTAAGCTTGCTAACGTTCTGCATACCCACGAACTTGGTCGCCGATTGAAG CAAATGGGAGCTAATGTTACTGTGAACTGTGTTCATCCGGGAATCGTCAGAACTCGACTTACTAGAGATCGTGAAGGTTTCATTACAG ATTTGGTGTTCTTTATGGCTTCCAAGCTGTTAAAGACAATCCCTCAG GCGGCGGCAACGACATGCTACGTGGCGACAAACCCGAGGCTAAGCCACGTCACCGGCAAGTATTTCGCCGACTGCAACGAGTCCTCGCCGTCCAAACTCGCCGCTAGTCCGACGGAAGCCGCCCGTCTCTGGTCCGCCTCCGAGATTATGGTCAACGCAAACTCAAAACTCGTTTTCGATCCAAACAATGCCTTGGACTAA